In Halobaculum limi, one DNA window encodes the following:
- a CDS encoding ribonuclease catalytic domain-containing protein, which translates to MSDAQSEEEPDPGTAEAQGPVTITEGLADALADKRESLFEEFGIRDKFPPEVTREAKERTKDVQQEIQDAVDERQDLRDLTTWTTDPADAQDFDDAISIEEHDEEYHLWVHIADVSHYVHPDSAMWDEAVERGNTVYLPGYTIHMLPPILAETVCSLVPNEDRLAHTVEMRLDKETLSFDELDIYKSVINSDERLTYKQCERRLEDPDAPLHEKCTLAYEVADQLHEQRKEDGSLVLNPSRDRAHTIIEECMLKANKAVTHELMWNRGVEAMYRVHPQPTPEQWNEALKEIQELDGVSIPGNAWGDDPRKAVNAALEAAPDRQLNKIQRAVLKVMPRAKYMNDPFGGHHALNFDIYGHFTSPIRRLSDLINHWIVHENDVPETLIELCDSASDKQKDAETAERLYKQFMQEVGLDPYAVNNRGVEVMDDPEDAQYDRPDTIPE; encoded by the coding sequence ATGAGTGACGCACAGTCGGAAGAGGAACCGGACCCAGGAACCGCCGAGGCCCAGGGGCCGGTGACTATCACAGAGGGACTGGCCGACGCGCTAGCGGACAAACGCGAGTCGCTGTTCGAGGAGTTCGGCATTCGCGACAAGTTCCCGCCCGAGGTGACACGCGAGGCGAAAGAGCGGACGAAAGACGTTCAACAGGAGATTCAAGACGCGGTCGACGAGCGACAGGACCTCCGAGACCTGACGACGTGGACGACCGACCCCGCCGACGCACAGGACTTCGACGACGCAATCTCCATCGAAGAACACGACGAGGAGTACCACCTGTGGGTCCACATCGCCGACGTAAGCCACTACGTCCACCCCGACTCCGCGATGTGGGACGAGGCCGTCGAGCGTGGCAATACGGTGTACCTCCCGGGGTACACAATCCACATGCTCCCACCCATCCTCGCGGAGACGGTGTGCTCGCTGGTGCCCAACGAGGACCGCCTCGCACACACCGTCGAGATGCGTCTCGACAAGGAGACGCTCTCGTTCGACGAACTCGACATCTACAAGTCGGTGATCAACTCCGACGAACGACTCACCTACAAGCAGTGTGAGCGGCGACTCGAAGACCCCGACGCGCCACTCCACGAGAAGTGCACGCTCGCGTACGAGGTGGCCGATCAACTCCACGAACAGCGGAAGGAGGACGGGTCACTCGTCCTCAACCCCAGCCGTGACCGCGCCCACACCATCATCGAGGAGTGTATGCTGAAGGCGAACAAGGCGGTCACGCACGAACTGATGTGGAATCGCGGCGTCGAGGCGATGTACCGGGTCCACCCACAGCCGACCCCCGAGCAGTGGAACGAGGCGCTCAAAGAGATACAGGAACTCGACGGCGTCTCCATCCCTGGCAACGCGTGGGGCGACGACCCCCGCAAGGCGGTCAACGCTGCGCTCGAAGCCGCGCCGGACCGCCAACTCAACAAGATTCAGCGGGCCGTGCTGAAGGTGATGCCGCGGGCGAAGTACATGAACGACCCCTTCGGTGGCCACCACGCGCTCAACTTCGACATCTACGGCCACTTCACCTCGCCCATCCGCCGCCTGTCGGACCTGATCAACCACTGGATCGTCCACGAGAACGACGTGCCAGAGACCCTCATCGAACTGTGTGACAGCGCCTCCGACAAACAGAAAGACGCGGAGACGGCCGAACGCCTCTACAAGCAGTTTATGCAGGAGGTCGGTCTCGACCCGTACGCGGTGAACAACCGCGGCGTCGAGGTGATGGACGACCCCGAGGACGCGCAGTACGATCGGCCGGACACCATCCCCGAGTAA
- a CDS encoding DUF7562 family protein: MWGSRRDRDRSSVICIACGESLPRENAREYDKEGDRWNRRDKEFEYLCKECYRDLSHQPRDGLESLLQDVEADAGGDSQEAYVRAYQREVTARYGDAAADAEDTEGRSD, from the coding sequence ATGTGGGGTTCCCGGCGGGACCGGGACCGGTCCTCCGTCATCTGCATCGCCTGCGGCGAGTCGCTCCCCCGCGAGAACGCCCGTGAGTACGACAAGGAGGGCGACCGCTGGAATCGTCGCGACAAGGAGTTTGAGTACCTCTGTAAGGAGTGTTACCGCGACCTCTCACACCAGCCTCGTGACGGCCTCGAATCGCTCTTGCAGGACGTCGAGGCGGACGCCGGCGGCGACTCACAGGAGGCGTACGTCCGCGCGTACCAGCGAGAGGTAACCGCCCGCTATGGCGACGCCGCGGCCGACGCCGAAGACACCGAAGGTCGCAGCGACTGA
- a CDS encoding RNA-binding protein, whose product MQVKSRHHLRSDAVSDIRDALADTLGIELEGDSFELVELTDSPFDLVLVDGDPDVLYYESDAGREPFLTVRGANAHPPERGVVTVDAGAVSFVSDGADVMRPGITEADDSISGGDIVAIAEETHGKVLGVGRALVDGSEMVGDAGKVVKSLHHVGDDLYEFSV is encoded by the coding sequence ATGCAAGTCAAATCCCGACATCACCTCCGAAGCGACGCAGTCTCCGACATCCGAGATGCGCTCGCCGACACACTCGGCATCGAGTTGGAGGGCGACTCCTTCGAGTTGGTCGAACTCACCGACTCGCCGTTCGATCTGGTCCTCGTCGACGGCGACCCAGACGTCCTCTACTACGAGAGCGACGCCGGCCGGGAACCGTTTCTCACCGTCCGCGGCGCGAACGCCCACCCGCCCGAACGCGGCGTCGTCACCGTCGACGCGGGCGCGGTGTCGTTCGTCTCCGACGGCGCGGACGTGATGCGTCCCGGCATCACCGAAGCCGACGACTCCATCAGCGGGGGCGACATCGTCGCCATCGCCGAGGAGACGCACGGCAAGGTGCTCGGCGTCGGACGCGCACTCGTCGACGGCAGCGAGATGGTCGGCGATGCCGGGAAGGTGGTGAAGTCGCTGCACCACGTCGGCGACGACCTGTACGAGTTCTCCGTCTGA
- a CDS encoding DUF1028 domain-containing protein: MTFSICVREEYTDDDGERQTRFGVAVTTRLPGVGTLCPFVSENGAVATQSLVNVELGRKGVQYLDDGLSVKDALQSLLNADDGAEQRQLHGVDADGTFTFSGEECQGWYGHTSGENYTVAGNLLAGEAVVEAVADTYESDAFGDAPLAERLVDALEAGHAEGGDKREHLPIQSAALLVESTEDVDFRRAYNDLRVDATETPVADLRETFEEAQRGHEILLEEYGEELGDDEGAEDAADADDAAAETDAE, from the coding sequence ATGACGTTCAGTATCTGCGTCCGCGAGGAGTACACCGACGACGACGGCGAGCGACAGACCCGCTTCGGCGTCGCCGTCACCACCCGCCTGCCGGGCGTCGGAACGCTGTGCCCGTTCGTCTCCGAAAACGGCGCGGTGGCGACACAGTCGCTCGTCAACGTCGAGTTGGGCCGGAAGGGGGTCCAGTACCTCGACGACGGCCTCTCGGTCAAGGACGCCCTCCAGTCGCTGCTCAACGCCGACGACGGGGCCGAACAGCGGCAACTCCACGGCGTCGACGCCGACGGCACGTTCACCTTCTCCGGCGAGGAGTGTCAGGGCTGGTATGGCCACACCAGCGGCGAGAACTACACCGTCGCGGGCAACCTCCTCGCGGGCGAGGCAGTCGTCGAGGCCGTCGCCGACACCTACGAGTCGGACGCCTTCGGCGACGCACCGCTCGCGGAGCGACTGGTCGACGCACTGGAGGCGGGCCACGCCGAGGGTGGCGACAAGCGCGAACACCTCCCCATCCAGTCGGCGGCGTTGCTGGTCGAGAGTACCGAAGACGTCGACTTCCGCCGCGCGTACAACGACCTTCGCGTCGATGCCACGGAGACGCCCGTGGCAGACCTTCGGGAGACGTTCGAGGAGGCTCAGCGCGGTCACGAGATTCTGCTGGAGGAGTACGGTGAGGAACTCGGCGACGATGAGGGCGCGGAGGACGCGGCCGACGCCGACGATGCGGCCGCCGAGACGGACGCGGAGTGA
- a CDS encoding cell division protein SepF, with translation MGIMSKILGGGGTHSAEDYVELDLDDFENARGGAGMQVHIAEIADQRDVIDIKDAVYDGDFVIADITRHSTTDQTVERIIDELRQVVSEVDGDIVQKGDDQLIITPTGVTVSREKLGE, from the coding sequence ATGGGCATCATGAGTAAGATTCTCGGCGGCGGCGGGACCCACAGCGCCGAGGACTACGTCGAGTTGGACCTCGACGACTTCGAGAACGCCCGCGGCGGTGCGGGGATGCAGGTCCACATCGCGGAGATCGCAGACCAGCGCGACGTGATCGACATCAAAGACGCCGTCTACGACGGCGACTTCGTCATCGCGGACATCACGCGCCACTCGACGACCGACCAGACCGTCGAGCGGATCATCGACGAACTCCGGCAGGTCGTCAGCGAGGTCGACGGCGACATCGTCCAGAAAGGCGACGACCAGTTGATCATCACGCCGACCGGCGTGACCGTCAGCCGCGAGAAACTCGGCGAGTAA
- a CDS encoding PrsW family intramembrane metalloprotease: MAKKERTDPIEEAADSSVDLYDVATWEERTSLDGLAVALYRLLSGTARVVIVGLALVLLLAIGGLSAVTDPAIGALTLISAVPALALAAYVYRSDITTSEPVWLLGATFLLGVLTANFAAVLNTLTQPYFQALGFLGTVLFFFFIVGPVEETVKLLAVRLYAYTHDSFDSVLDGAVYGAMAGLGFAFIENALYISRGIGGTELDLGLGIIGIGGGITFTRALAGPGHVIYSAFAGYYLGLAKFNPDNRGPIVVKGLIIASLIHATYNSTVGIGSAVLNSVVGLPSLASSFVYIALFDGLFALLLLRKINRYRTAYRSAHDSESSGGDTARSEMTEFDA; the protein is encoded by the coding sequence ATGGCAAAGAAGGAGCGCACGGACCCCATCGAGGAGGCGGCGGACTCCTCGGTGGACCTGTACGACGTGGCGACGTGGGAGGAGCGAACGTCGCTCGACGGCCTCGCTGTGGCGCTGTATCGCCTGCTCTCGGGGACGGCCCGAGTGGTGATCGTCGGCCTCGCGCTCGTGTTACTGCTCGCCATCGGTGGGCTCTCGGCCGTCACCGATCCCGCTATCGGCGCGTTGACGCTCATCTCGGCCGTGCCCGCGCTGGCGCTGGCGGCGTACGTCTACCGCTCGGACATCACGACGAGCGAACCCGTCTGGTTGCTCGGGGCGACGTTCTTACTCGGCGTGTTGACGGCGAACTTCGCGGCCGTCCTCAACACGCTCACACAGCCGTACTTCCAGGCGCTCGGCTTCCTGGGGACGGTCCTGTTCTTCTTCTTCATCGTGGGACCCGTCGAGGAGACGGTGAAACTGCTCGCCGTTCGGCTGTACGCGTACACCCACGACAGTTTCGACTCGGTGCTCGACGGCGCGGTGTACGGCGCGATGGCGGGGCTGGGCTTCGCGTTCATCGAGAACGCACTGTACATCTCTCGCGGCATCGGCGGGACGGAACTGGATCTCGGACTGGGCATCATCGGTATCGGCGGCGGCATCACGTTCACCCGCGCGCTGGCGGGGCCAGGCCACGTCATCTACTCGGCGTTCGCGGGCTACTACCTCGGCCTCGCGAAGTTCAACCCCGACAACCGCGGGCCAATCGTCGTGAAGGGGCTGATCATCGCGTCGCTCATCCACGCGACGTACAACTCCACGGTCGGCATCGGGTCGGCCGTGCTCAACTCAGTGGTCGGTCTGCCGTCGCTGGCATCGTCGTTCGTGTATATCGCGCTGTTCGACGGTCTGTTCGCGCTGTTGCTCCTCCGAAAGATCAACCGCTACCGGACAGCCTACCGCTCGGCCCACGACTCGGAGTCGTCCGGTGGTGACACCGCTCGCTCGGAGATGACAGAGTTCGACGCCTGA
- a CDS encoding DUF7532 family protein, which yields MHFDPREQAALREVGLDTEDLQTASDLVADAVDESADDLAAFFEQGGTYYSDMDTAHSDGGVREHDVDHLDVYTHAADLRGYLKFGRWGVPVEDGRVLNEEVVELTLGDTINDRVRFATDPEAL from the coding sequence ATGCACTTCGACCCGCGCGAACAGGCCGCGCTCCGCGAGGTCGGCCTCGACACCGAGGACCTCCAGACGGCCTCGGACCTCGTCGCAGACGCCGTCGACGAGTCGGCCGACGACCTCGCGGCGTTCTTCGAACAGGGTGGCACCTACTACTCGGATATGGACACGGCCCACAGCGACGGCGGCGTCCGCGAACACGACGTCGACCACCTGGACGTGTACACCCACGCCGCCGACCTCAGAGGCTACCTGAAGTTCGGGCGGTGGGGCGTCCCCGTCGAGGACGGCCGCGTGTTGAACGAGGAAGTCGTCGAACTCACGCTGGGCGACACCATCAACGACCGCGTCCGGTTCGCGACCGACCCCGAGGCGCTATGA
- a CDS encoding DUF402 domain-containing protein — protein sequence MSGGEGDEGDADAPTSHRVRVRGIYSTALTQSLLDAGHDVVQASPPIRRRFDADLPAADHDASVETTEDRQGVGVAGDPAAVDALRDHLHGIGLDALAWDDPTPLGAVFDGVVSTTLGSGAVVDLGEAGEGFLPFDNADGYVGEDDTLRVQVLDPAAPWEDDRPLLDTRVRAMAGLATLVPGREGVRVSGADDADARELAGMTDLLSVDVPDGWGIEWSRDARDAGMDALGDALSRAAEYARTLDSTLSQSEGEPGRLAAPTAGAWVWFGRECRFALDAVRREVTTTMPGHHRTKAASRVASSGVDLAEALCSFDGGGTGDGDDDNEMDFPFGVVTDQFGPVEGDRIAIGHGKPDGRLIVLGRGEVTDRDSDGSITVERQMSAGGTYDALDARREAGDVATTTFREGRWWYPTVYRDSDGDRKGTYVNVCTPVEVFPETVRYVDLHVDVVKHGDGRVERVDDDELDAAVERGELSEELAQKARNVATALERAL from the coding sequence ATGAGCGGCGGCGAGGGCGACGAGGGCGACGCCGACGCTCCGACGTCACACCGCGTCCGCGTGCGCGGCATCTACTCGACTGCGCTCACGCAGTCGTTGCTCGACGCGGGCCACGACGTGGTGCAGGCGAGTCCACCCATCCGTCGCCGCTTCGACGCCGACCTCCCGGCGGCCGACCACGACGCCAGCGTCGAGACGACCGAGGACCGCCAAGGCGTCGGCGTCGCGGGCGACCCTGCAGCGGTCGACGCCCTCCGCGACCACCTCCACGGTATCGGCCTCGACGCCCTCGCGTGGGACGACCCGACACCGCTGGGCGCGGTGTTCGACGGCGTCGTCTCGACGACGCTCGGGTCGGGCGCGGTCGTCGACTTGGGTGAGGCGGGCGAGGGCTTCCTCCCGTTCGACAACGCCGACGGCTACGTCGGGGAGGACGACACCCTCCGCGTGCAGGTGCTCGACCCCGCGGCGCCGTGGGAGGACGACCGGCCACTCCTCGACACGCGCGTTCGCGCGATGGCCGGCCTCGCGACGCTCGTCCCCGGACGCGAGGGCGTGCGCGTCAGTGGTGCCGACGACGCCGACGCCCGCGAACTCGCGGGGATGACCGACCTGCTCTCGGTCGACGTGCCCGACGGCTGGGGCATCGAGTGGTCGCGGGACGCCCGCGACGCGGGGATGGACGCCCTCGGCGACGCCCTCTCGCGGGCGGCCGAGTACGCGCGGACGCTCGACTCGACGCTCTCACAGTCAGAGGGTGAGCCGGGTCGTCTCGCCGCGCCGACCGCTGGCGCGTGGGTGTGGTTCGGCCGCGAGTGCCGATTCGCGCTCGACGCCGTCCGCCGGGAAGTGACGACGACGATGCCCGGCCACCACCGGACGAAAGCCGCCTCGCGGGTGGCCTCCTCCGGTGTCGACCTCGCGGAGGCGCTATGTTCGTTCGACGGAGGTGGGACCGGCGATGGCGACGACGACAACGAGATGGACTTCCCGTTCGGGGTCGTCACCGACCAGTTCGGGCCCGTCGAGGGCGACCGTATCGCCATCGGCCACGGCAAGCCCGACGGCCGCCTCATCGTCCTCGGGCGTGGCGAGGTGACCGACCGGGACAGCGACGGGTCGATCACCGTCGAGCGACAGATGAGCGCCGGCGGCACCTACGACGCCCTCGACGCGCGACGCGAGGCAGGCGACGTGGCGACGACGACGTTCCGGGAGGGGCGGTGGTGGTACCCGACCGTCTACCGCGACAGCGACGGCGACCGGAAGGGGACGTACGTGAACGTCTGCACGCCCGTCGAGGTGTTCCCGGAGACGGTCCGCTACGTCGACCTCCACGTCGACGTGGTGAAACACGGCGACGGCCGTGTCGAACGCGTCGACGACGACGAACTCGACGCCGCCGTCGAACGCGGCGAACTCAGCGAGGAACTCGCACAGAAGGCCCGGAACGTCGCGACGGCGCTCGAACGGGCGTTGTAG
- a CDS encoding sugar O-acetyltransferase → MPSERDRMVAGDPYDPADPELVAGRRHARDLTAEYNDTAADEVDRRRDLLDDLFGATGEDPTVEPPFRCDYGDNISVGDQFFANFDCVVLDPAPVEFGDYCQLGPGVHVYTATHPPDAEARRGRESAEAITIGDDVWIGGQAVLNPGATVGDRAVVGAGAVVTRDVPPDTFVGGNPATVIRDIE, encoded by the coding sequence GTGCCGAGCGAACGCGATCGAATGGTAGCCGGCGATCCGTACGACCCCGCAGACCCCGAGTTAGTCGCCGGGCGACGACACGCCCGCGACCTCACCGCCGAGTACAACGACACCGCGGCCGACGAGGTCGACCGTCGACGCGACCTCCTCGACGATCTGTTCGGAGCGACGGGCGAGGACCCGACCGTCGAACCGCCGTTCCGTTGTGATTACGGTGACAACATCTCCGTCGGTGACCAGTTCTTCGCCAACTTCGACTGCGTCGTTCTCGACCCCGCGCCGGTTGAGTTCGGCGACTACTGTCAACTCGGGCCGGGCGTCCACGTGTACACCGCGACCCATCCGCCCGACGCCGAGGCGCGACGGGGCCGCGAGTCTGCCGAGGCCATCACCATCGGTGACGACGTGTGGATCGGTGGGCAGGCAGTGCTCAATCCGGGCGCCACCGTTGGCGACCGCGCGGTCGTCGGAGCGGGTGCAGTCGTCACGCGTGACGTGCCGCCGGACACATTCGTCGGCGGCAACCCGGCGACGGTCATCCGCGACATCGAGTAA
- a CDS encoding NifU family protein: MTDLAERVETWMVGQMPIIQMHGGTSVVREADPEEGVVVVELGGTCSGCGISDITAQNIKRDLIMDFDEVEEVHVKVPDTGDMGSSTVEGGRGGDLQFSTESSDHF, translated from the coding sequence ATGACTGACCTCGCAGAGCGCGTCGAGACGTGGATGGTCGGGCAGATGCCCATCATCCAGATGCACGGCGGCACCAGCGTCGTGCGCGAGGCTGACCCCGAGGAGGGCGTCGTCGTCGTCGAACTCGGCGGCACCTGCTCCGGGTGTGGTATCTCGGACATCACCGCACAGAACATCAAACGCGACCTGATTATGGACTTCGACGAGGTCGAAGAGGTCCACGTGAAGGTGCCCGACACCGGCGATATGGGCTCCAGCACCGTCGAGGGCGGTCGCGGTGGCGACCTCCAGTTCTCGACGGAGTCGAGCGACCACTTCTGA
- a CDS encoding LVIVD repeat-containing protein: protein MRRRDVLRVAGATLGVGVSARTLTRRTRADEHDEYAPLGSVQVEGAREAVVSADGRVAYLALGNGYATVDVSDPTDPTVLAARRDLRSDHPDGPISLLNDVKVAGDRLVCVAPAHGGRDLPHGVLTVDVSDPTDPVDVAFYETDFPIHNCEFDGRYCYLTGNGQVGNPLVVLDIDEQREVSRWSLFSLNDAWAEVSSGLRPIHDVTVRDGVAALAYWDAGTVLLDVSDPADPTPLGHVDPGDPATLRDPDPRASVVPPGNHHYSQLGPSGDLLAVGRETWAVSVDGDLTGGPSGVDLYDVSDPASPAHLSRIDPPPTPDPSFGGTWTTAHNLDLREDTLYTSWYQGGVKRHDVSDPANPTEETWWAVPDATRFWTAVLAVPGEFFVASSMGTRTGEQAGLWTFPDGPGTGGDRATLTERDSADTPPPTTGPTLTGTETPTPTSTPTETESAAAAPGFGLAVGAAGVATGAALAARRRRTDDDGDSDGDAE, encoded by the coding sequence ATGCGACGACGGGACGTACTGCGAGTCGCCGGTGCGACGCTCGGCGTGGGCGTGAGCGCCCGTACCCTCACTCGCCGAACTCGAGCCGACGAACACGACGAGTACGCTCCGCTCGGGTCGGTACAGGTCGAAGGTGCCCGCGAAGCAGTCGTCTCCGCCGACGGGCGGGTCGCGTATCTCGCACTCGGCAATGGCTACGCCACCGTCGACGTGTCCGACCCGACCGATCCGACGGTCCTCGCGGCCCGGCGAGACCTGCGTTCGGACCACCCGGACGGACCCATCTCACTGCTCAACGACGTGAAAGTCGCGGGCGACCGCCTCGTCTGCGTCGCCCCCGCTCACGGCGGCCGGGACCTCCCACACGGCGTCCTCACGGTCGACGTGTCCGACCCTACCGACCCGGTCGACGTGGCGTTCTACGAGACCGACTTTCCGATCCACAACTGCGAGTTCGACGGGCGCTACTGCTATCTAACTGGGAACGGACAGGTTGGAAATCCCCTCGTCGTCCTCGATATCGACGAGCAACGCGAGGTGTCGCGGTGGTCGCTGTTCTCGCTCAACGACGCGTGGGCCGAGGTGAGTTCGGGCCTGCGACCAATCCACGACGTGACCGTGCGCGACGGCGTCGCCGCCCTCGCGTACTGGGACGCTGGGACGGTGTTGCTCGACGTGTCCGACCCCGCCGATCCGACACCGTTGGGGCACGTCGACCCCGGTGACCCCGCCACGCTTCGTGACCCCGACCCGCGGGCGAGCGTCGTCCCGCCGGGCAACCATCACTACTCGCAGTTGGGGCCGAGCGGCGACCTCCTCGCGGTCGGTCGGGAGACGTGGGCCGTCAGCGTCGACGGCGACCTCACGGGCGGGCCCAGCGGCGTCGACTTGTACGACGTGTCGGACCCGGCGAGTCCCGCACACCTGTCGCGTATCGACCCGCCGCCGACGCCGGACCCCTCCTTCGGCGGGACGTGGACGACCGCACACAACCTCGACCTCCGCGAAGACACGCTCTACACCTCGTGGTATCAAGGCGGGGTGAAACGTCACGACGTGTCCGACCCGGCGAACCCGACGGAGGAGACGTGGTGGGCCGTGCCGGACGCGACCCGATTTTGGACCGCTGTCCTCGCGGTGCCGGGCGAGTTCTTCGTCGCGTCGTCGATGGGCACGCGGACGGGCGAACAGGCTGGCCTGTGGACGTTCCCCGACGGACCTGGGACCGGCGGCGACCGTGCGACGCTGACGGAGCGTGATTCGGCGGACACCCCACCGCCCACGACCGGCCCCACGCTGACCGGGACGGAGACGCCGACGCCGACTTCGACGCCGACCGAGACGGAGTCGGCGGCGGCCGCCCCCGGATTCGGCCTCGCAGTCGGGGCCGCCGGCGTCGCCACGGGTGCAGCGCTCGCGGCGAGGCGGCGTCGGACAGATGACGACGGTGACAGCGATGGCGACGCCGAGTGA
- a CDS encoding ROK family protein — translation MAYYVGVDLGATNLRAVVGDDRAEIIARAETSTPRQSGIAITEAVLSVVREACSSVDIQPNAAVAAGVASVGPLDLAEGVIDGPANIPGVGRVPLVGPLQELLNTDRIYLHNDTAAGVIGERFHSERNPDDMAYVTISSGLGAGVCVDGHVLAGWDGNAGEVGHMVVDPDGAMRCGCGRRGHWEAYCSGNNIPEYAQYLAETTDKPTEMPVDSPDFSAVDVFEAHGSDPLADHVVDRIADWNVIGFTNLANAFAPLVVRVGGAVALNNPEVILDPVRERLEETTFVNVPDVQLTDMGDDVVVKGSLASAITGGTGERPT, via the coding sequence ATGGCCTACTACGTGGGCGTCGACCTCGGAGCCACGAACCTCCGCGCCGTCGTCGGCGACGACCGTGCCGAGATCATTGCGCGGGCGGAAACGAGCACCCCGCGGCAGTCTGGAATCGCGATCACCGAGGCGGTGCTGAGCGTGGTCCGCGAGGCGTGTTCGTCGGTGGACATCCAACCGAATGCCGCCGTGGCGGCGGGCGTCGCCTCCGTCGGTCCGCTCGATCTGGCGGAGGGCGTCATCGACGGCCCCGCCAACATTCCCGGCGTCGGCCGCGTCCCGTTGGTCGGTCCCCTGCAAGAACTGCTCAACACCGACCGCATCTACCTCCACAACGACACCGCCGCGGGCGTCATCGGCGAGCGATTCCACAGCGAACGTAATCCCGACGATATGGCGTACGTCACCATCTCCTCGGGCCTCGGGGCGGGCGTGTGCGTCGACGGCCACGTCCTCGCGGGGTGGGACGGCAACGCCGGCGAGGTCGGGCACATGGTCGTCGACCCCGACGGCGCGATGCGCTGTGGGTGTGGTCGCCGCGGGCACTGGGAGGCGTACTGTTCGGGGAACAACATCCCCGAGTACGCTCAGTACCTCGCGGAGACGACGGACAAGCCCACGGAGATGCCGGTCGACTCACCCGACTTCTCCGCCGTCGACGTGTTCGAGGCACACGGCAGCGACCCCCTCGCCGACCACGTCGTCGACCGCATCGCCGACTGGAACGTCATCGGCTTCACCAACCTCGCGAACGCGTTCGCGCCGTTAGTCGTCCGCGTCGGCGGCGCGGTCGCACTCAACAACCCCGAGGTGATTCTCGACCCCGTCCGCGAACGACTCGAGGAGACGACGTTCGTCAACGTTCCCGACGTCCAACTCACCGACATGGGTGACGACGTGGTGGTCAAAGGGTCGCTCGCGTCCGCCATCACCGGCGGCACCGGCGAACGACCCACGTAA
- a CDS encoding universal stress protein, which produces MGIDTILLTVKRDGGDRLDVMTEEAIEVAEQTGARVVVGHAFETQSDVDDALATLEDVDGTPTDVARRLSSVKRATKALEAAGVEYDVEGVVGDPGEAVAKLADRVGADRVFVGGRERSPTGKAVFGSTAQQIILSAPCPVTFIREE; this is translated from the coding sequence ATGGGAATCGACACGATCCTGTTGACGGTGAAGCGGGACGGCGGTGACCGACTCGACGTGATGACCGAGGAAGCGATCGAGGTGGCCGAGCAGACCGGCGCGCGCGTCGTCGTCGGCCACGCCTTCGAGACGCAGTCGGACGTCGACGACGCCCTCGCGACGCTGGAAGACGTCGACGGCACCCCGACGGACGTGGCCCGGCGACTCAGCAGCGTGAAGCGGGCGACGAAGGCGCTGGAAGCGGCGGGCGTCGAGTACGACGTCGAGGGCGTCGTCGGCGACCCTGGCGAGGCCGTCGCGAAACTGGCCGACCGGGTCGGCGCCGACCGCGTGTTCGTCGGCGGACGCGAGCGCTCCCCCACCGGGAAGGCGGTGTTCGGGTCGACGGCCCAGCAGATCATCCTGTCGGCTCCTTGCCCGGTCACGTTCATTCGCGAGGAGTGA
- a CDS encoding DUF5611 family protein, producing MKEYKMRRGEHLEDRMPDLKAEIEERFGPVSGTEEFNGHDLYVVEEPTNPVFKRIVAGAASYSGKKDKLAVHFEERPAEEVIAEGNADAAADAVDAKNQFLLDATGRDAKSRRDSMKRSVEDDAPDY from the coding sequence ATGAAGGAGTACAAGATGCGTCGCGGTGAGCACCTCGAAGACCGGATGCCCGACCTGAAAGCCGAAATCGAGGAGCGATTTGGCCCGGTCAGCGGGACCGAGGAGTTCAACGGTCACGACCTGTACGTCGTCGAGGAACCGACGAACCCGGTGTTCAAGCGTATCGTCGCCGGCGCAGCCTCCTACTCGGGCAAGAAAGACAAACTCGCCGTCCACTTCGAGGAGCGACCCGCCGAAGAGGTCATCGCCGAGGGGAACGCCGACGCCGCCGCCGACGCGGTCGACGCCAAGAACCAGTTCCTACTCGATGCGACCGGCCGCGACGCGAAGTCTCGGCGCGACTCGATGAAGCGGTCCGTCGAAGACGACGCTCCCGACTACTGA